From one Streptomyces mobaraensis genomic stretch:
- a CDS encoding NCS2 family permease — MSSSATAPVDAQQPSPTPSGGPLDRYFRISERGSSVARELRGGLATFFAMAYIIILNPIILGAGQDKFGHQLDNAQLVTATALMAGLSTVLMGAIGNVPIACAAGLGINAVVSLQLAPKMSWPDAMGMVVLAGLVLMLLVASGLRQRVMDAIPNGLRRAIAIGIGLFISLIGLVDSGFVTRNPDAAHTTVPMGLGQGGQLHGWPVLVFAAGLALTFILVVRKAPGAILIGIVVMTFVAILINELAVIPDLNWGLSVPRIPDSVVATPDFGLVGNISLFGGFHEVGLLTGCLFVFTVLLSGFFDAMGTIIGVGEEAGLTDENGQLPNMGKILMVDGVAVAAGGLGSASANTCFVESTAGVGEGARTGLANLMTGGLFLLALIFTPLATVVPSQAATPALLVVGFLIMAANVKEIDWSDFTIAIPAFLTIVSMPFTYSITNGIGIGVLAFILLRVADRRAREIPWLLNVVGACFLVYFMLDPIERALGVK, encoded by the coding sequence ATGTCCTCCTCGGCCACCGCACCGGTCGACGCCCAGCAGCCGTCCCCGACGCCGTCCGGCGGTCCGCTCGACCGCTACTTCCGGATCAGCGAGCGGGGCTCGTCCGTCGCCCGCGAACTGCGCGGCGGTCTCGCCACGTTCTTCGCGATGGCGTACATCATCATCCTGAACCCGATCATCCTCGGGGCCGGCCAGGACAAGTTCGGGCACCAGCTCGACAACGCCCAACTGGTCACCGCCACCGCGCTGATGGCCGGCCTCAGCACCGTCCTCATGGGCGCCATCGGCAACGTCCCCATCGCCTGCGCCGCCGGCCTCGGCATCAACGCTGTCGTCTCGCTCCAGCTCGCCCCCAAGATGAGCTGGCCGGACGCGATGGGCATGGTCGTCCTGGCCGGCCTGGTGCTGATGCTCCTGGTCGCCTCCGGCCTGCGGCAGCGCGTCATGGACGCCATCCCCAATGGCCTCCGGCGCGCCATCGCCATCGGCATCGGTCTGTTCATCTCGCTGATCGGCCTGGTCGACTCGGGCTTCGTCACCCGCAACCCGGACGCCGCCCACACCACCGTCCCGATGGGCCTCGGGCAGGGCGGTCAGCTGCACGGCTGGCCGGTGCTGGTCTTCGCCGCCGGGCTGGCGCTGACGTTCATCCTGGTCGTCCGCAAGGCGCCCGGGGCGATCCTGATCGGCATCGTCGTGATGACCTTCGTGGCGATCCTGATCAACGAGCTGGCCGTGATCCCGGACCTCAACTGGGGCCTCAGCGTGCCCCGCATCCCCGACAGCGTCGTCGCCACCCCCGACTTCGGCCTGGTCGGCAACATCAGCCTCTTCGGCGGCTTCCACGAGGTCGGCCTGCTCACCGGCTGCCTGTTCGTCTTCACCGTGCTGCTGTCCGGGTTCTTCGACGCGATGGGCACGATCATCGGCGTCGGCGAGGAGGCCGGGCTCACCGACGAGAACGGCCAGCTGCCCAACATGGGCAAGATCCTGATGGTCGACGGCGTCGCCGTCGCCGCCGGCGGCCTCGGCTCCGCCTCCGCCAACACCTGCTTCGTCGAGTCCACCGCCGGCGTCGGCGAGGGCGCCCGCACCGGCCTCGCCAACCTCATGACCGGCGGCCTCTTCCTCCTCGCCCTGATCTTCACCCCGCTGGCGACCGTCGTCCCCTCCCAGGCCGCCACCCCGGCCCTGCTCGTCGTCGGCTTCCTGATCATGGCGGCCAACGTCAAGGAGATCGACTGGAGCGACTTCACGATCGCGATCCCCGCGTTCCTGACGATCGTCTCGATGCCGTTCACCTACTCCATCACCAACGGCATCGGCATCGGCGTCCTCGCCTTCATCCTCCTCCGCGTCGCCGACCGCCGCGCCCGCGAGATCCCCTGGCTCCTCAACGTGGTGGGCGCCTGCTTCCTCGTCTACTTCATGCTCGACCCGATCGAGCGCGCGCTCGGCGTGAAGTAG
- a CDS encoding type II toxin-antitoxin system VapC family toxin, with protein sequence MSGTLVLDSEALSTLCRRHRTMTVWLDVARRLDLVVVTSAAALVEARDPKVPQAAFDHAVSLTKVRPVTEEIARAAGRLLATEGPHGHKYAIDAMLAATAHAEHGDVTVITSDVDDLRRLCRPHIAVEAV encoded by the coding sequence GTGAGCGGGACGCTGGTTCTCGACAGCGAAGCCCTCTCCACGCTGTGCCGCCGGCATCGCACCATGACCGTGTGGCTGGACGTCGCCCGAAGACTGGACCTCGTGGTGGTGACCAGCGCCGCGGCCCTCGTCGAAGCACGCGACCCCAAAGTGCCACAGGCGGCGTTCGACCACGCGGTATCCCTGACCAAGGTGCGCCCCGTCACCGAGGAGATCGCCCGCGCGGCTGGAAGGCTGCTGGCGACCGAGGGTCCGCACGGCCACAAGTACGCCATCGACGCGATGCTCGCGGCCACCGCGCATGCGGAGCACGGGGACGTCACAGTGATCACCAGCGACGTCGACGACCTGCGTCGGCTCTGTCGGCCCCATATCGCCGTCGAGGCGGTCTGA